A single genomic interval of Corvus cornix cornix isolate S_Up_H32 chromosome 1, ASM73873v5, whole genome shotgun sequence harbors:
- the NCAPD2 gene encoding condensin complex subunit 1 isoform X3, translating into MKPATGEGCSQGGRPRCSLPCHCWQRRQPSAFRAAFRARGALAVLQHFDCVYSVLHHFRTVGTAVKEDALELMMHVVSHHSNELPAILSDSGLSHADRAAHLNALKMNCYLLTGLMNAFEMETCKNSCLEADPGRKNRKNLAKTSGSLWEEEREPLLRLLTQLLQLDLRQLWGRLAMEEEFVSLMTGNCYRILENPSIGLQRYRVTREAVTHLLAAALVHCDHMFSATLKITQMLQHFEHVAPVFAQAVSLWAKEYGLKSMVGELLREIGQKCPQDLAREASGVKGYATFISELAEQIPALVLSNMSVLLPHLDGESYTMRNAILTAMAEVLVQVLEGDQLEEAARATRDKFLDMLQAHVCDIHSFVRSRVLQLFTRIVQHKALPLTQFQSVVSLAVGRLKDKSVIVVKNAIQLLAAFLSNNPFSSKLNWTDLDEPLKKEVQKLQEMKDRRRPTAVAPVTAPEEEWEAMLPEVRAATQQLFQALQEGEEEELEVEETVEGTVEQITGLLKKLNYKSAARLTQKALCRFQGKEPFNGPGEENEEVTILGVLKRLYTGSCPGENNEDPPHDNSSDKIEEVQEEEPPAELVKQEMLVQYLQDAYNFSVKITEALNLISKMMYENSVSVVQEAIEFFVTVSQFGVPQALLGVRRMLPLIWSKEPGIKEAVLNAYRQLYLNPTEDSERAKAQSLVHSLSLIMVDASLGTIQCLEEIISEFVQKDEIRPAVTQLLWERFTEKSPCSVLERRAAVVLLGMMARGKPEIVGSNLDILVTVGLSEKACEDYRLPQEVCNVISKLASNPKPALEKDSAPFRLPQNHMLFGCLSETVSKGFAQPSSHWIPFMEAAVMLIYQLAEGAEEICADILHVCSQQALEKLQEADEQKADAGDSPSRVSDGAGSLPTFLLLHLVSLVGQVALQQVAYLEVSVSAELRRRRMLKEEKTKKQSDTSTKKQRPQSTGNETTMEEELGLVGATADDTEAELIRSICETELLDGKHLFSAFVPLVLKICNSPGLYSDSALSAAAALALGKFCMISSEFCDSHLRLLFTMMEKSALPGVRSNLIIAAGDLAIRFPNLVEPWTSHLYARLRDPCPSVRQTAGLVMTHLILKDMVKVKGQVSEMAALLIDPEEAIVGVAQNFFSELANKGNAVYNLLPDIISHLSDPNSGIEEESFHTIMRHLFSYITKEKQTESLVEKLCQRFRTARTERQYRDLSHCLTLLPVSERGLHKLQDNYDCFADKLQDPTVYTCFQTVLARFRRAGIKPETKALAEELEQKLSASHNQGLDSTETCQDGSQTPMPVPAKRKPIGSSRRQPLGPVNTDDDFVTPPSRTLRNRKRAQKRPPRKKAIVTFSSDEENSSEDELSAELREEENPTKTTPITRSSGRRLR; encoded by the exons ATGAAGCCAGCCACTGGAGAAGGCTGTTCCCAGGGCGGCCGGCCCAGATGCTCCCTGccctgtcactgctggcagAGGCGCCAGCCCTCAG CTTTCCGGGCCGCCTTCCGTGCGCGGGGCGCGCTGGCCGTGCTGCAGCACTTCGACTGCGTGTACAGCGTGCTGCA CCACTTCCGAACCGTGGGCACGGCTGTCAAGGAGGACGCCCTGGAGCTGATGATGCACG tGGTTTCCCACCATTCCAATGAACTTCCTGCTATCTTGAGCGACTCTGGGCTGAGCCATGCAGACCGTGCTGCTCATCTCAATGCTCTTAAGATGAACTGCTATTTGCTGACTGGTCTGATGAATGCCTTTGAAATGGAAACCTGCAAGAACAGTTGTTTGGAGGCAGATCCTGGTAGGAAG AACAGGAAGAACCTTGCCAAGACTTCTGGATCCTtgtgggaagaggagagggagccGCTCTTACGGCTCCTtacacagctgctgcagctggatctCCGTCAGCTTTGGGGTCGTTTAGCCATGGAAGAAGAGTTTGTCAG TTTAATGACAGGAAACTGCTACCGTATCCTGGAGAATCCAAGTATCGGCCTTCAGAGGTACCGGGTCACGCGGGAGGCTGTGACACATCtgcttgctgcagctctggttCACTGTGACCACATGTTCA GTGCCACTCTGAAGATCACACAGATGTTGCAGCACTTCGAACATGTAGCCCCAGTGTTTGCACAGGCTGTGAGCCTCTGGGCTAAAGAGTATGGTCTGAAAAGCATGGTGGGTGAATTGCTAAG GGAAATTGGACAGAAATGTCCTCAGGATTTGGCTCGTGAGGCTTCTGGAGTCAAGGGTTATGCTACCTTTATAAGTGAACTGGCTGAACAGATTCCAGCTCTGGTGCTCTCCAACATGAGTGTTCTCCTGCCTCACCTGGATGGGGAG AGTTACACGATGCGAAATGCCATTCTGACAGCTATGGCAGAAGTGCTGGTGCAGGTGCTGGAAGGTGATCAGCTGGAGGAAGCTGCCCGTGCTACTCGGGACAAGTTCCTGGATATGCTGCAGGCCCACGTGTGTGACATCCATAGCTTTGTGCGCAGCCGtgtgctgcagctcttcacTCGAATCGTTCAGCACAAG GCCCTGCCTTTGACTCAGTTTCAGTCTGTGGTGTCGCTGGCTGTTGGGCGGCTCAAAGACAAATCTGTCATAGTGGTTAAAAATGcgatccagctcctggctgcgTTTTTGTCCAACAACCCCTTCTCCAGCAAG CTAAACTGGACTGACTTGGATGAGCCACTGAAGAAAGAAGTGCAGAAACTGCAAGAAATGAAGGATCGTAGGAGGCCCACAGCAg TAGCTCCAGTGACTGCCCCAGAGGAAGAGTGGGAAGCAATGCTGCCAGAAGTTAGGGCTGCcacacagcagctctttcaagcactgcaggaaggggaagaggaggagctggaagttGAAGAAACAGTGGAGGGTACAGTGGAGCAAATCACTGGGCTGTTGAAGAAGCTGAATTACAA GAGCGCGGCCCGCCTTACGCAGAAGGCCCTGTGTCGCTTCCAGGGGAAGGAACCTTTCAATGGCCCTGGGGAGGAGAACGAAGAGGTAACAATCCTGGGTGTTCTGAAGAGACTTTACACAG GTTCATGCCCAGGTGAGAACAATGAGGATCCTCCACATGACAACAGTAGTGATAAGATTGAAGAAGTACAGGAAGAGGagcctccagcagagctggtcaAACAGGAGATGTTGGTGCAATACCTGCAGGATGCTTACAACTTCTCAGTGAAAATCACAGAAGCTCTGAACCTGATCAGCAAGATGATGTACGAAAACTCTGTCTCAG TGGTGCAGGAGGCCATTGAGTTCTTCGTGACGGTCTCGCAGTTTGGTGTGCCCCAGGCACTGCTTGGAGTCCGCAGGATGCTGCCCCTCATATGGTCAAAGGAGCCTGGAATTAAGGAGGCTGTGCTGAATGCCTACAGACAGCTCTATCTGAACCCCACTGAGGATTCAGAGAG GGCCAAGGCACAGAGCCTGGtgcattctctctctctcatcaTGGTGGATGCGTCACTGGGAACGATACAGTGCTTAGAGGAAATA ATCTCAGAGTTTGTGCAGAAAGATGAAATAAGGCCTGCTGTGACCCAGCTGCTTTGGGAGCGATTCACGGAAAAATCTCCATGCTCGGTGCTCGAACGCCGcgctgctgtggtgctgctggggatgaTGGCACG AGGGAAGCCAGAGATCGTAGGTAGCAACCTGGACATCTTGGTGACAGTGGGGCTGTCTGAGAAGGCATGTGAAGACTACAGGCTGCCTCAAGAAGTATGCAATGTTATTTCCAAGCTTGCCAGTAACCCTAAG ccagcactggagAAGGACAGTGCCCCTTTTCGACTGCCACAGAACCACATGCTCTTTGGTTGCCTGAGTGAGACTGTGAGTAAAG GCTTTGCCCAGCCAAGCAGTCACTGGATCCCCTTCATGGAGGCAGCAGTAATGCTCATCTACCAGCTGGCAGAAGGGGCAGAGGAGATCTGTGCTGACATCCTGCATGTGTGCAGTCAGCAAGCTctggagaagctgcaggaggctgATGAGCAGAAAGCTG atGCAGGGGACTCTCCAAGCAGAGTCTCTGATGGTGCTGGCAGTCTGCCCACATTCCTGTTGCTACACCTGGTGTCCCTTGTGGGACAGGTGGCACTGCAGCAGGTAGCATATTTGGAAGTGTCAGTGAGTGCAGAGCTACGCAGACGCCGCATGCTCAAAGAGGAGAAGACCAAGAAACAATCTGACACCAGCACAAAGAAGCAGAGACCCCAG agcacagggaaTGAGACCACTatggaggaggagctgggcctTGTGGGAGCCACGGCTGATGACACTGAGGCCGAGCTCATCCGCAGTATTTGTGAGACAGAACTCCTAGATG GGAAGCACCTGTTCTCTGCCTTTGTTCCACTGGTGCTGAAGATCTGCAACAGCCCTGGACTCTACAGTGACTCGGCGctgtcagctgctgcagccctcgCTCTTGGCAAATTCTGCATGATCAG CTCTGAGTTCTGTGACTCACACTTGCGTCTGCTGTTCACGATGATGGAGAAGTCCGCTCTGCCTGGTGTGAGATCCAACCTCATTATTGCAGCAGGAGATCTGGCCATCCGCTTCCCCAACCTGGTGGAGCCTTGGACATCTCATCTCTATGCCAG GTTGCGGGACCCCTGTCCCAGCGTGAGGCAGACGGCTGGGCTGGTGATGACTCACCTCATCCTCAAAGACATGGTAAAGGTGAAGGGCCAAGTGAGCGAAATGGCAGCTCTGCTCATAGACCCAGAGGAGGCAATCGTCGGAGTGGCTCAGAACTTCTTCAGTGAACTCGCCAACAAG GGTAATGCTGTCTATAACCTGCTTCCAGACATCATCAGTCATCTCTCAGATCCTAACAGCGGCATAGAGGAGGAATCCTTCCACACTATTATGAG ACATCTGTTCTCATatattacaaaagaaaaacaaacagagagCTTGGTGGAGAAACTTTGTCAGAGATTCCGGACTGCCAG GACTGAGCGTCAGTATCGGGATCTGTCCCACTGCCTTACTCTGCTTCCAGTCTCGGAGCGGGGCCTTCACAAGCTGCAGGACAACTATGACTGCTTTGCAGACAAGCTCCAAGATCCAACTGTCTACACTTGTTTCCAAACTGTGCTGGCTCGATTCCGCAGAGCAGGCATCAAACCTGAGACTAAA GCTCTAGCtgaagagctggagcagaagctCTCTGCCTCCCATAACCAAGGACTGGATTCAACAGAGACATGCCAGGATGGTAGTCAAACTCCAATGCCAGTGCCAGCCAAGCGGAAACCAATAGGAA GTTCACGCCGCCAGCCCCTGGGCCCAGTCAACACAGATGACGATTTTGTCACACCCCCGTCTCGCACCCTCCGAAATCGTAAGCGTGCCCAAAAGCGCCCACCACGCAAAAAAGCCATCGTTACCTTCTCCAGCGACGAGGAGAACAGCTCTGAGGATG AGCTATCGGCAGAAttaagagaggaagaaaatcccACCAAAACAACTCCCATCACCAGATCTTCAGGCCGACGGCTGCGCTGA
- the NCAPD2 gene encoding condensin complex subunit 1 isoform X2, with amino-acid sequence MAAVPEFHLPLAPADLLRDGGPGRYMVQEVLSTGELPPALAAFRAAFRARGALAVLQHFDCVYSVLHHFRTVGTAVKEDALELMMHVVSHHSNELPAILSDSGLSHADRAAHLNALKMNCYLLTGLMNAFEMETCKNSCLEADPGRKNRKNLAKTSGSLWEEEREPLLRLLTQLLQLDLRQLWGRLAMEEEFVSLMTGNCYRILENPSIGLQRYRVTREAVTHLLAAALVHCDHMFSATLKITQMLQHFEHVAPVFAQAVSLWAKEYGLKSMVGELLREIGQKCPQDLAREASGVKGYATFISELAEQIPALVLSNMSVLLPHLDGESYTMRNAILTAMAEVLVQVLEGDQLEEAARATRDKFLDMLQAHVCDIHSFVRSRVLQLFTRIVQHKALPLTQFQSVVSLAVGRLKDKSVIVVKNAIQLLAAFLSNNPFSSKLNWTDLDEPLKKEVQKLQEMKDRRRPTAAPVTAPEEEWEAMLPEVRAATQQLFQALQEGEEEELEVEETVEGTVEQITGLLKKLNYKSAARLTQKALCRFQGKEPFNGPGEENEEVTILGVLKRLYTGSCPGENNEDPPHDNSSDKIEEVQEEEPPAELVKQEMLVQYLQDAYNFSVKITEALNLISKMMYENSVSVVQEAIEFFVTVSQFGVPQALLGVRRMLPLIWSKEPGIKEAVLNAYRQLYLNPTEDSERAKAQSLVHSLSLIMVDASLGTIQCLEEIISEFVQKDEIRPAVTQLLWERFTEKSPCSVLERRAAVVLLGMMARGKPEIVGSNLDILVTVGLSEKACEDYRLPQEVCNVISKLASNPKPALEKDSAPFRLPQNHMLFGCLSETVSKGFAQPSSHWIPFMEAAVMLIYQLAEGAEEICADILHVCSQQALEKLQEADEQKADAGDSPSRVSDGAGSLPTFLLLHLVSLVGQVALQQVAYLEVSVSAELRRRRMLKEEKTKKQSDTSTKKQRPQSTGNETTMEEELGLVGATADDTEAELIRSICETELLDGKHLFSAFVPLVLKICNSPGLYSDSALSAAAALALGKFCMISSEFCDSHLRLLFTMMEKSALPGVRSNLIIAAGDLAIRFPNLVEPWTSHLYARLRDPCPSVRQTAGLVMTHLILKDMVKVKGQVSEMAALLIDPEEAIVGVAQNFFSELANKGNAVYNLLPDIISHLSDPNSGIEEESFHTIMRHLFSYITKEKQTESLVEKLCQRFRTARTERQYRDLSHCLTLLPVSERGLHKLQDNYDCFADKLQDPTVYTCFQTVLARFRRAGIKPETKALAEELEQKLSASHNQGLDSTETCQDGSQTPMPVPAKRKPIGSSRRQPLGPVNTDDDFVTPPSRTLRNRKRAQKRPPRKKAIVTFSSDEENSSEDELSAELREEENPTKTTPITRSSGRRLR; translated from the exons ATGGCGGCGGTCCCGGAGTTCCATCTGCCCCTCGCCCCCGCCGATCTGCTGCGGGATGGCGGCCCCGGGCGCTACATGGTGCAGGAAGTGCTGTCCACCGGCGAGCTGCCGCCCGCACTCGCAG CTTTCCGGGCCGCCTTCCGTGCGCGGGGCGCGCTGGCCGTGCTGCAGCACTTCGACTGCGTGTACAGCGTGCTGCA CCACTTCCGAACCGTGGGCACGGCTGTCAAGGAGGACGCCCTGGAGCTGATGATGCACG tGGTTTCCCACCATTCCAATGAACTTCCTGCTATCTTGAGCGACTCTGGGCTGAGCCATGCAGACCGTGCTGCTCATCTCAATGCTCTTAAGATGAACTGCTATTTGCTGACTGGTCTGATGAATGCCTTTGAAATGGAAACCTGCAAGAACAGTTGTTTGGAGGCAGATCCTGGTAGGAAG AACAGGAAGAACCTTGCCAAGACTTCTGGATCCTtgtgggaagaggagagggagccGCTCTTACGGCTCCTtacacagctgctgcagctggatctCCGTCAGCTTTGGGGTCGTTTAGCCATGGAAGAAGAGTTTGTCAG TTTAATGACAGGAAACTGCTACCGTATCCTGGAGAATCCAAGTATCGGCCTTCAGAGGTACCGGGTCACGCGGGAGGCTGTGACACATCtgcttgctgcagctctggttCACTGTGACCACATGTTCA GTGCCACTCTGAAGATCACACAGATGTTGCAGCACTTCGAACATGTAGCCCCAGTGTTTGCACAGGCTGTGAGCCTCTGGGCTAAAGAGTATGGTCTGAAAAGCATGGTGGGTGAATTGCTAAG GGAAATTGGACAGAAATGTCCTCAGGATTTGGCTCGTGAGGCTTCTGGAGTCAAGGGTTATGCTACCTTTATAAGTGAACTGGCTGAACAGATTCCAGCTCTGGTGCTCTCCAACATGAGTGTTCTCCTGCCTCACCTGGATGGGGAG AGTTACACGATGCGAAATGCCATTCTGACAGCTATGGCAGAAGTGCTGGTGCAGGTGCTGGAAGGTGATCAGCTGGAGGAAGCTGCCCGTGCTACTCGGGACAAGTTCCTGGATATGCTGCAGGCCCACGTGTGTGACATCCATAGCTTTGTGCGCAGCCGtgtgctgcagctcttcacTCGAATCGTTCAGCACAAG GCCCTGCCTTTGACTCAGTTTCAGTCTGTGGTGTCGCTGGCTGTTGGGCGGCTCAAAGACAAATCTGTCATAGTGGTTAAAAATGcgatccagctcctggctgcgTTTTTGTCCAACAACCCCTTCTCCAGCAAG CTAAACTGGACTGACTTGGATGAGCCACTGAAGAAAGAAGTGCAGAAACTGCAAGAAATGAAGGATCGTAGGAGGCCCACAGCAg CTCCAGTGACTGCCCCAGAGGAAGAGTGGGAAGCAATGCTGCCAGAAGTTAGGGCTGCcacacagcagctctttcaagcactgcaggaaggggaagaggaggagctggaagttGAAGAAACAGTGGAGGGTACAGTGGAGCAAATCACTGGGCTGTTGAAGAAGCTGAATTACAA GAGCGCGGCCCGCCTTACGCAGAAGGCCCTGTGTCGCTTCCAGGGGAAGGAACCTTTCAATGGCCCTGGGGAGGAGAACGAAGAGGTAACAATCCTGGGTGTTCTGAAGAGACTTTACACAG GTTCATGCCCAGGTGAGAACAATGAGGATCCTCCACATGACAACAGTAGTGATAAGATTGAAGAAGTACAGGAAGAGGagcctccagcagagctggtcaAACAGGAGATGTTGGTGCAATACCTGCAGGATGCTTACAACTTCTCAGTGAAAATCACAGAAGCTCTGAACCTGATCAGCAAGATGATGTACGAAAACTCTGTCTCAG TGGTGCAGGAGGCCATTGAGTTCTTCGTGACGGTCTCGCAGTTTGGTGTGCCCCAGGCACTGCTTGGAGTCCGCAGGATGCTGCCCCTCATATGGTCAAAGGAGCCTGGAATTAAGGAGGCTGTGCTGAATGCCTACAGACAGCTCTATCTGAACCCCACTGAGGATTCAGAGAG GGCCAAGGCACAGAGCCTGGtgcattctctctctctcatcaTGGTGGATGCGTCACTGGGAACGATACAGTGCTTAGAGGAAATA ATCTCAGAGTTTGTGCAGAAAGATGAAATAAGGCCTGCTGTGACCCAGCTGCTTTGGGAGCGATTCACGGAAAAATCTCCATGCTCGGTGCTCGAACGCCGcgctgctgtggtgctgctggggatgaTGGCACG AGGGAAGCCAGAGATCGTAGGTAGCAACCTGGACATCTTGGTGACAGTGGGGCTGTCTGAGAAGGCATGTGAAGACTACAGGCTGCCTCAAGAAGTATGCAATGTTATTTCCAAGCTTGCCAGTAACCCTAAG ccagcactggagAAGGACAGTGCCCCTTTTCGACTGCCACAGAACCACATGCTCTTTGGTTGCCTGAGTGAGACTGTGAGTAAAG GCTTTGCCCAGCCAAGCAGTCACTGGATCCCCTTCATGGAGGCAGCAGTAATGCTCATCTACCAGCTGGCAGAAGGGGCAGAGGAGATCTGTGCTGACATCCTGCATGTGTGCAGTCAGCAAGCTctggagaagctgcaggaggctgATGAGCAGAAAGCTG atGCAGGGGACTCTCCAAGCAGAGTCTCTGATGGTGCTGGCAGTCTGCCCACATTCCTGTTGCTACACCTGGTGTCCCTTGTGGGACAGGTGGCACTGCAGCAGGTAGCATATTTGGAAGTGTCAGTGAGTGCAGAGCTACGCAGACGCCGCATGCTCAAAGAGGAGAAGACCAAGAAACAATCTGACACCAGCACAAAGAAGCAGAGACCCCAG agcacagggaaTGAGACCACTatggaggaggagctgggcctTGTGGGAGCCACGGCTGATGACACTGAGGCCGAGCTCATCCGCAGTATTTGTGAGACAGAACTCCTAGATG GGAAGCACCTGTTCTCTGCCTTTGTTCCACTGGTGCTGAAGATCTGCAACAGCCCTGGACTCTACAGTGACTCGGCGctgtcagctgctgcagccctcgCTCTTGGCAAATTCTGCATGATCAG CTCTGAGTTCTGTGACTCACACTTGCGTCTGCTGTTCACGATGATGGAGAAGTCCGCTCTGCCTGGTGTGAGATCCAACCTCATTATTGCAGCAGGAGATCTGGCCATCCGCTTCCCCAACCTGGTGGAGCCTTGGACATCTCATCTCTATGCCAG GTTGCGGGACCCCTGTCCCAGCGTGAGGCAGACGGCTGGGCTGGTGATGACTCACCTCATCCTCAAAGACATGGTAAAGGTGAAGGGCCAAGTGAGCGAAATGGCAGCTCTGCTCATAGACCCAGAGGAGGCAATCGTCGGAGTGGCTCAGAACTTCTTCAGTGAACTCGCCAACAAG GGTAATGCTGTCTATAACCTGCTTCCAGACATCATCAGTCATCTCTCAGATCCTAACAGCGGCATAGAGGAGGAATCCTTCCACACTATTATGAG ACATCTGTTCTCATatattacaaaagaaaaacaaacagagagCTTGGTGGAGAAACTTTGTCAGAGATTCCGGACTGCCAG GACTGAGCGTCAGTATCGGGATCTGTCCCACTGCCTTACTCTGCTTCCAGTCTCGGAGCGGGGCCTTCACAAGCTGCAGGACAACTATGACTGCTTTGCAGACAAGCTCCAAGATCCAACTGTCTACACTTGTTTCCAAACTGTGCTGGCTCGATTCCGCAGAGCAGGCATCAAACCTGAGACTAAA GCTCTAGCtgaagagctggagcagaagctCTCTGCCTCCCATAACCAAGGACTGGATTCAACAGAGACATGCCAGGATGGTAGTCAAACTCCAATGCCAGTGCCAGCCAAGCGGAAACCAATAGGAA GTTCACGCCGCCAGCCCCTGGGCCCAGTCAACACAGATGACGATTTTGTCACACCCCCGTCTCGCACCCTCCGAAATCGTAAGCGTGCCCAAAAGCGCCCACCACGCAAAAAAGCCATCGTTACCTTCTCCAGCGACGAGGAGAACAGCTCTGAGGATG AGCTATCGGCAGAAttaagagaggaagaaaatcccACCAAAACAACTCCCATCACCAGATCTTCAGGCCGACGGCTGCGCTGA